From a region of the bacterium genome:
- a CDS encoding PrsW family intramembrane metalloprotease yields MSPLLILAVAIGPCLFWLWFFIRRDRLEPEPQALVARLFFLGCASVIPAALLEAPIPAPLDAILGAPVIEELTKLLVVYLFIYRHVEFDEPMDGITYGVSCALGFATVENLFYVAGAAEKTVGLAVVRALLSVPGHALWAVLWGYGLGRMKFVRGPSAQGFLWAGVALAMASHAAFNFTCTLANWQSGIALVLPLLAILGWVAANRRTRDALMRGPLRPGAMPLGAPGWHRPAPPAPLPTPPPPPPHMLTPPPPPHEAPLPSPPPSPSEELD; encoded by the coding sequence ATGTCCCCCTTGCTCATCCTGGCCGTCGCCATCGGGCCGTGCCTGTTCTGGCTGTGGTTCTTCATCCGGCGCGACCGGCTGGAGCCTGAGCCGCAGGCGCTGGTCGCGCGTCTGTTCTTCCTCGGCTGCGCTTCCGTCATCCCGGCGGCGTTGCTCGAAGCGCCGATCCCCGCGCCGCTGGATGCCATCCTCGGCGCCCCGGTGATCGAGGAGCTCACCAAGCTCCTGGTCGTGTACCTGTTCATCTACCGCCACGTCGAGTTCGATGAGCCGATGGACGGGATCACCTATGGCGTGTCGTGCGCGCTGGGCTTCGCGACGGTGGAGAACCTGTTCTATGTGGCCGGGGCAGCGGAGAAGACCGTGGGGCTGGCAGTGGTGAGGGCGTTGCTGTCGGTGCCGGGTCATGCGCTGTGGGCGGTGCTATGGGGGTACGGCCTGGGTCGGATGAAGTTCGTCCGTGGCCCGTCGGCGCAGGGCTTCCTGTGGGCCGGGGTCGCGCTGGCCATGGCGTCCCACGCCGCCTTCAACTTCACCTGCACGCTGGCGAACTGGCAAAGCGGGATCGCGTTGGTGTTGCCACTGCTGGCCATCCTCGGCTGGGTGGCGGCCAACCGGCGCACGCGCGACGCGCTGATGCGCGGGCCGCTGCGGCCGGGGGCCATGCCACTGGGGGCCCCAGGCTGGCACCGCCCGGCCCCGCCGGCGCCCCTCCCGACACCGCCCCCTCCGCCGCCGCACATGCTCACTCCCCCTCCGCCGCCGCATGAGGCGCCATTGCCCTCACCCCCACCCTCGCCGTCCGAGGAACTGGACTGA
- a CDS encoding DUF2270 domain-containing protein gives MSDPRELPYEQYGHEFTHAEWMQLMIHYYRGEMNRATVWRQRLDVTTNWAVGATAAMLTVILGSREMPHVAIVLPAAIVVIMLHIEARRYLYYDLWRSRLRMLERGLIAPALWREVAQREIEHEVDWRRKLAEDMHRARFHMPYSEAFGRRLQRNYTWLFLLNYGAWLLKLAICPQTALCAGDLVRHAALGPVPGTVVLIGATLLLIVCFALGPILTRHRHARGEALPYVSEQDTERWGIV, from the coding sequence ATGAGCGACCCCCGCGAACTGCCCTACGAGCAGTACGGGCACGAGTTCACGCACGCTGAATGGATGCAACTGATGATCCACTACTACCGGGGCGAGATGAACCGGGCCACCGTGTGGCGGCAGCGCCTGGATGTCACCACCAACTGGGCGGTCGGCGCCACCGCCGCCATGCTGACTGTGATCCTCGGCAGCAGGGAGATGCCGCATGTCGCCATCGTGCTGCCCGCGGCGATCGTCGTCATCATGCTGCACATCGAGGCGCGGCGCTACCTGTACTACGATCTATGGCGGTCGCGGCTGCGGATGCTCGAGCGCGGGCTGATCGCGCCGGCTCTGTGGCGCGAGGTGGCGCAGCGGGAGATCGAGCACGAGGTGGACTGGCGCCGCAAGCTGGCCGAGGACATGCACCGCGCACGGTTTCACATGCCGTACTCGGAGGCCTTTGGGCGGCGGCTGCAGCGCAACTACACCTGGCTCTTCCTGCTCAACTACGGAGCCTGGCTGCTGAAGCTGGCGATCTGCCCGCAGACGGCGCTGTGCGCGGGCGATCTCGTCCGGCACGCGGCCCTGGGGCCGGTGCCGGGGACGGTGGTGCTGATCGGCGCCACACTGCTGCTGATCGTGTGCTTCGCCCTGGGACCAATCCTGACGCGCCACCGCCATGCGCGCGGTGAGGCGCTGCCTTATGTGTCTGAGCAGGACACCGAAAGGTGGGGTATCGTATGA